One window of Candidatus Methylarchaceae archaeon HK02M2 genomic DNA carries:
- a CDS encoding DUF2178 domain-containing protein: MMVPIWLISIAGIAIIAILVGIVAVWKIVKERRSGDPLQDERTQKINGKAAYYTVIIGVYFMLGLSWVLFIGKIVLGYIILEAMPALIISTLVFILSFLGLRWYFNRKGDI; the protein is encoded by the coding sequence ATGATGGTCCCTATATGGCTTATTTCTATCGCTGGGATAGCGATTATTGCAATCTTGGTTGGTATTGTAGCAGTATGGAAAATAGTCAAAGAGAGAAGGTCGGGGGATCCTCTACAAGATGAACGTACACAAAAAATCAATGGAAAGGCAGCATATTATACTGTTATCATAGGCGTTTATTTCATGTTGGGACTTTCATGGGTGCTTTTTATCGGTAAAATAGTATTAGGTTATATTATTTTAGAAGCGATGCCTGCACTAATAATATCAACCTTGGTATTCATTCTATCTTTCCTTGGACTACGTTGGTACTTCAACAGAAAAGGAGACATTTAA
- a CDS encoding helix-turn-helix transcriptional regulator codes for MSFKTRMKELRARYDMTQEDLAKAVGVRRETILYLEKGRYNPSLKLAYDVAKALRTTLDGLFIFEEEDSREF; via the coding sequence ATGTCATTTAAAACAAGAATGAAGGAACTCAGGGCAAGATATGATATGACGCAAGAAGACTTGGCAAAAGCGGTTGGGGTAAGAAGAGAAACGATACTCTATCTAGAAAAAGGTAGATACAACCCTTCATTGAAACTAGCGTACGATGTAGCTAAAGCCTTAAGAACAACTTTAGATGGCTTGTTCATTTTTGAAGAAGAAGACTCCAGAGAGTTTTAG